Proteins from a single region of Streptomyces vinaceus:
- the nusA gene encoding transcription termination factor NusA — MDIDMSALRGLVREKEISFDLLVEAIESALLIAYHRTEGSFRRARVVLDRTNGHVVVWATEDPRDLEEGQEAKEFDDTPSDFGRIAATTAKQVILQRLRDAEDDLTFGEFAGREGDVITGVVQQGKDPKNVLVDIGKLEAILPVQEQVPGEEYTHGLRIKAYVVRVAKGVRGPSVTLSRTHPNLVKKLFALEVPEIADGSVEISAIAREAGHRTKIAVRSTRSGLNPKGACIGPMGARVRNVMAELHGEKIDIVDWSDDPAEMVANALSPARVSKVEVVDWDTRSARVTVPDYQLSLAIGKEGQNARLAARLTGWRIDIRPDTEVSPDADRARGGE, encoded by the coding sequence GTGGACATCGACATGAGTGCCCTGCGGGGTCTGGTCCGGGAGAAGGAGATCTCCTTCGACCTGCTCGTCGAGGCGATCGAGTCGGCCCTCCTCATCGCGTACCACCGCACCGAGGGCAGTTTCCGGCGCGCACGCGTGGTGCTGGACCGCACCAACGGCCACGTCGTCGTATGGGCGACGGAGGACCCGCGGGACCTGGAGGAGGGGCAGGAGGCCAAGGAGTTCGACGACACCCCGTCGGACTTCGGCCGGATCGCCGCGACGACCGCCAAGCAGGTGATCCTGCAGCGTCTGCGCGACGCCGAGGACGACCTCACCTTCGGCGAGTTCGCCGGCCGTGAGGGCGATGTCATCACCGGTGTCGTCCAGCAGGGCAAGGACCCCAAGAACGTCCTCGTCGACATCGGCAAGCTGGAGGCCATCCTGCCCGTGCAGGAGCAGGTCCCCGGCGAGGAGTACACACACGGCCTGCGCATCAAGGCGTACGTCGTACGGGTGGCGAAGGGCGTCCGCGGTCCGTCCGTGACCCTCTCGCGCACCCACCCCAACCTGGTGAAGAAGCTCTTCGCGCTGGAGGTCCCGGAGATCGCGGACGGCAGCGTCGAGATCTCGGCCATCGCCCGCGAGGCCGGCCACCGCACCAAGATCGCCGTACGGTCCACCCGCTCGGGCCTCAACCCGAAGGGCGCCTGCATCGGCCCGATGGGCGCCCGCGTGCGCAATGTCATGGCCGAGCTGCACGGCGAGAAGATCGACATCGTCGACTGGTCGGACGACCCGGCGGAGATGGTCGCGAACGCGCTGTCACCCGCCCGGGTGAGCAAGGTCGAGGTCGTCGACTGGGACACGCGCTCCGCCCGGGTGACCGTGCCCGACTACCAGCTGTCGCTGGCCATCGGCAAGGAGGGCCAGAACGCCCGCCTCGCCGCGCGGCTCACCGGCTGGCGCATCGACATCCGCCCCGACACGGAGGTGTCCCCGGACGCCGACCGGGCCCGGGGCGGGGAATAA
- the infB gene encoding translation initiation factor IF-2, with translation MAKVRVYELAKEFGVESKVVMAKLQELGEFVRSASSTIEAPVVRKLTDALQGPGGNAGKSAAKPGAPRKAAPAKPGVPTPGAVARPAAPKPGAPAPKPAAAEAPAAAAPVTPAAPGPRPGPKAPAAPKPAPAAPVATEFSAPPAAPAAPARTERPAGPGATPGPRPAQQRPERPAAQGGQTGARPGAPRPAGAPGQGQRPAGPGSQAPRPQGARPAGPRPGNNPFTSGGSTGMARPQAPRPAGAPRPGAPGAGGGQGAPRPQGGPGGAPRPQGPGAGRPTPGGMPRPQGGAPRPGGAPGGNRPNPGMMPQRPAAGGPGPRPGGGPGGRGPGAGGPRPGGGAGRPGGGGFAGRPAGPGSRPAGGGGFGGPRPGGGGFGGGPAGAGGGGRPGFGGRPGGPGARGGTQGAFGRPGGPARRGRKSKRQRRQEYEAMQAPSVGGVMLPRGGGETVRLSRGASLTDFAEKINANPASLVAVMMNLGEMVTATQSVSDETLQLLADEMNYVVQIVSPEEEDRELLEGFDIEFGEDEGGEEFLMPRPPVVTVMGHVDHGKTRLLDAIRKTNVVAGEAGGITQHIGAYQVGTNVNGEDRKITFIDTPGHEAFTAMRARGAKSTDIAILVVAANDGVMPQTIEALNHAKAAGVPIVVAVNKIDVEGADPVKVRGQLTEFGLVAEEYGGDTMFVDISAKQGLHIDSLLEAVVLTADASLDLRANPEQDAQGIAIESHLDRGRGAVATVLVQRGTLRVGDTMVVGDAYGRVRAMLDDKGNNVEEAGPSTPVLVLGLTNVPGAGDNFLVVDEDRTARQIAEKRAARERNANFAKRVRRVSLEDLDSVLKAGLVQELNLIIKGDASGAVEALESSLLQLDVGEEVDIRVLHRGVGAVTESDIALAMGSDAIVIGYNVRAAGRAAQMADREGVDVRYYSVIYQAIEEIEAALKGLLKPEYEEVELGTAEVREIFRSSKLGNIAGVLIRSGEVKRNTKARLLRDGKVIAENLTISGLRRFKDDVTEIREGFEGGINLGSFNDIKIDDVIATYEMREKPRA, from the coding sequence GTGGCTAAGGTCCGGGTATACGAACTCGCCAAGGAGTTCGGAGTTGAGAGCAAGGTCGTCATGGCCAAGCTCCAGGAACTCGGTGAGTTCGTCCGTTCGGCGTCCTCGACGATCGAGGCGCCGGTTGTACGCAAGTTGACTGACGCACTGCAGGGGCCCGGCGGCAACGCCGGCAAGTCCGCTGCGAAGCCGGGCGCGCCCCGCAAGGCCGCCCCCGCCAAGCCCGGGGTCCCCACCCCGGGTGCCGTTGCACGTCCCGCTGCCCCGAAGCCCGGCGCCCCGGCCCCCAAGCCGGCCGCCGCGGAGGCTCCGGCCGCAGCAGCCCCGGTGACCCCGGCCGCCCCCGGCCCGCGTCCCGGTCCGAAGGCCCCGGCCGCCCCGAAGCCCGCTCCGGCGGCTCCCGTGGCGACCGAGTTCTCCGCGCCTCCGGCGGCCCCGGCCGCCCCGGCGCGCACCGAGCGTCCCGCCGGTCCCGGCGCGACCCCCGGCCCGCGTCCGGCGCAGCAGCGCCCGGAGCGTCCGGCCGCCCAGGGCGGCCAGACCGGCGCCCGTCCCGGCGCCCCGCGCCCGGCCGGCGCCCCCGGCCAGGGACAGCGTCCCGCCGGTCCCGGCTCCCAGGCCCCGCGCCCGCAGGGCGCCCGTCCGGCCGGTCCCCGTCCGGGCAACAACCCGTTCACCTCTGGTGGCTCCACCGGCATGGCGCGCCCGCAGGCGCCCCGTCCGGCCGGCGCTCCCCGTCCCGGTGCCCCCGGCGCCGGCGGCGGCCAGGGTGCTCCCCGCCCGCAGGGCGGTCCCGGTGGCGCTCCGCGTCCCCAGGGTCCCGGTGCGGGTCGTCCGACCCCGGGCGGCATGCCCCGTCCGCAGGGCGGCGCCCCGCGTCCCGGTGGTGCTCCCGGCGGTAACCGTCCGAACCCGGGCATGATGCCGCAGCGTCCCGCTGCCGGTGGTCCCGGTCCCCGTCCCGGTGGCGGCCCCGGTGGCCGTGGTCCCGGTGCCGGTGGCCCGCGTCCCGGTGGTGGCGCCGGTCGTCCCGGTGGCGGCGGCTTCGCCGGCCGTCCGGCCGGTCCCGGCTCGCGTCCCGCGGGCGGCGGCGGCTTCGGCGGCCCGCGTCCGGGTGGCGGCGGCTTCGGCGGCGGCCCGGCCGGCGCCGGTGGCGGCGGTCGTCCCGGCTTCGGTGGCCGTCCCGGCGGTCCCGGTGCCCGTGGTGGCACGCAGGGTGCCTTCGGCCGTCCCGGCGGGCCCGCCCGTCGCGGTCGCAAGTCGAAGCGCCAGCGTCGCCAGGAGTACGAGGCCATGCAGGCCCCGTCGGTCGGCGGCGTGATGCTTCCGCGCGGTGGCGGCGAGACCGTGCGCCTGTCGCGCGGTGCCTCCCTCACCGACTTCGCGGAGAAGATCAACGCCAACCCGGCGTCGCTCGTCGCCGTGATGATGAACCTCGGCGAGATGGTCACGGCCACGCAGTCCGTCTCCGACGAGACGCTCCAGCTCCTCGCCGACGAGATGAACTACGTCGTTCAGATCGTCAGCCCGGAGGAGGAGGACCGCGAGCTCCTCGAGGGCTTCGACATCGAGTTCGGCGAGGACGAGGGCGGCGAGGAATTCCTCATGCCGCGTCCGCCGGTCGTCACCGTCATGGGTCACGTCGACCACGGTAAGACCCGACTGCTCGACGCCATCCGCAAGACGAACGTCGTCGCGGGCGAGGCCGGCGGCATCACCCAGCACATCGGTGCCTACCAGGTGGGCACCAACGTCAACGGTGAAGACCGCAAGATCACCTTCATCGACACCCCGGGTCACGAGGCGTTCACCGCCATGCGTGCCCGTGGTGCCAAGTCGACCGACATCGCGATCCTCGTGGTCGCGGCCAACGACGGCGTCATGCCGCAGACGATCGAGGCGCTCAACCACGCCAAGGCCGCCGGCGTCCCGATCGTCGTCGCGGTCAACAAGATCGACGTCGAGGGTGCCGACCCGGTCAAGGTGCGCGGTCAGCTCACCGAGTTCGGTCTGGTCGCCGAGGAGTACGGCGGCGACACGATGTTCGTCGACATCTCCGCCAAGCAGGGTCTGCACATCGACTCCCTGCTGGAGGCCGTCGTCCTCACCGCCGACGCCTCGCTCGACCTGCGCGCCAACCCCGAGCAGGACGCTCAGGGTATTGCGATCGAGTCCCACCTCGACCGCGGCCGCGGTGCCGTCGCCACCGTCCTCGTCCAGCGCGGAACGCTGCGCGTCGGCGACACGATGGTCGTGGGCGACGCCTACGGCCGTGTGCGCGCCATGCTCGACGACAAGGGCAACAACGTCGAGGAAGCGGGTCCCTCGACCCCCGTCCTGGTCCTGGGTCTCACCAACGTCCCCGGCGCCGGCGACAACTTCCTCGTCGTCGACGAGGACCGCACCGCCCGTCAGATCGCCGAGAAGCGTGCTGCGCGTGAGCGCAACGCCAACTTCGCCAAGCGCGTCCGCCGGGTGTCCCTGGAAGACCTCGACTCGGTCCTCAAGGCCGGTCTGGTCCAGGAACTCAACCTCATCATCAAGGGCGACGCGTCCGGTGCGGTCGAGGCCCTCGAGTCCTCGCTGCTCCAGCTCGACGTCGGCGAAGAGGTCGACATCCGCGTCCTGCACCGCGGTGTGGGTGCGGTCACCGAGTCCGACATCGCCCTGGCGATGGGCTCCGACGCCATCGTCATCGGTTACAACGTCCGTGCGGCCGGCCGTGCCGCGCAGATGGCGGACCGCGAGGGTGTCGACGTCCGCTACTACTCGGTGATCTACCAGGCCATCGAGGAGATCGAGGCGGCCCTCAAGGGTCTGCTCAAGCCGGAGTACGAAGAGGTCGAGCTCGGTACGGCGGAGGTCCGCGAGATCTTCCGCTCGTCCAAGCTGGGCAACATCGCGGGTGTCCTCATCCGCTCCGGCGAGGTCAAGCGCAACACCAAGGCGCGGCTCCTGCGCGATGGCAAGGTCATCGCCGAGAACCTCACCATCTCCGGTCTGCGCCGCTTCAAGGACGACGTCACCGAGATCCGCGAGGGCTTCGAGGGCGGTATCAACCTCGGTTCCTTCAACGACATCAAGATCGACGACGTCATCGCGACGTACGAGATGCGCGAGAAGCCCCGCGCGTAA
- a CDS encoding YlxR family protein, producing the protein MSGRTQARACPERTCVGCRERAAKSDLLRIVAVGDECVPDPRGTLPGRGAYVHPAVVCLDKAVRRRAFPRALRSPGALDTTGLSKAVAVMAEATP; encoded by the coding sequence GTGTCTGGCCGGACGCAAGCCCGCGCATGCCCCGAACGCACCTGTGTGGGGTGCCGGGAGCGAGCGGCCAAGAGCGATCTGCTGCGCATCGTGGCGGTCGGGGACGAATGCGTCCCTGATCCACGCGGTACGCTGCCCGGCCGGGGTGCCTACGTGCACCCTGCCGTGGTCTGTCTGGACAAGGCGGTCCGTCGCAGAGCGTTCCCCCGGGCCCTGCGGTCCCCGGGAGCACTCGACACGACCGGACTGAGCAAAGCCGTGGCCGTCATGGCCGAGGCGACACCGTAA